In a genomic window of Coprococcus eutactus:
- a CDS encoding DUF3847 domain-containing protein produces MVFLYLISKGCENTEKSLEQLKQEYEKNTVLLEREKRKMQRLKNRQAYLESGSRKQRTHRLITRGAAVESIALQTKELSEAEFYSLMENILNLPQAEHFIRSAAENHARISGQEKGGD; encoded by the coding sequence ATGGTCTTTCTTTATCTTATAAGCAAAGGATGTGAGAACACGGAAAAATCTTTGGAACAGTTGAAGCAGGAATATGAAAAAAACACTGTCCTGCTGGAACGGGAAAAACGGAAAATGCAGCGTTTGAAAAACCGGCAGGCGTATCTGGAAAGCGGTTCCCGGAAACAGAGGACGCACCGGCTGATTACCCGTGGGGCAGCCGTTGAGAGCATTGCACTACAGACAAAGGAGCTATCCGAAGCGGAATTTTATTCCCTCATGGAAAACATTTTGAATCTGCCGCAGGCGGAGCATTTCATCCGGTCTGCCGCAGAGAACCACGCCCGTATTTCCGGGCAGGAGAAAGGCGGTGACTAA
- a CDS encoding helix-turn-helix domain-containing protein, translating to MNDKKRLNSYEDLPLVLDVADIQRIMGISRASAYELVHTPGFPAFRRGRLIKVSKIAFFEWMAKGSETVPGSDK from the coding sequence ATGAACGATAAAAAGAGATTGAACAGCTACGAGGATTTACCGCTGGTTCTGGATGTGGCGGACATTCAGCGGATTATGGGAATTTCAAGAGCGAGCGCCTATGAGCTGGTACACACACCCGGCTTTCCGGCGTTCCGCAGGGGCAGGCTTATCAAGGTCAGCAAAATTGCTTTCTTTGAATGGATGGCAAAAGGCTCCGAAACCGTACCGGGAAGCGACAAATAA
- a CDS encoding DUF6076 domain-containing protein yields MENQFIRHEPCFERILFVLTLDRKKMKERILIGEEQQIRFRLNGSQNAEVLCDMTRPLGTFLINFEHDTDRDWNLYGLSPLRQALHSNRWKQPELEQAASEFLWGKYLSNDPLKMYVAFRIWNSYLLAREPRDRNAACDRFMDKMSSLTGVFHNEAMSFDRETGKPKHFQAGSLYFKGAPSEDTRLDLWFPDNRRTEECVSAYASLYPLITYYLNRLNDWGLCFRQCKVCGKYFLAKSQRYELCSDKCRKAQALQNKREFDERARENNYDLLYKNECQNWRNKINRAKNTAGFPADRLEKIQAAFSDFKKEALQRKKTVKTGTASPKEFTDWLYQQSNVIVELTEY; encoded by the coding sequence ATGGAGAATCAGTTTATACGGCATGAGCCATGTTTTGAGAGGATTTTGTTTGTCCTGACGCTGGACAGGAAGAAAATGAAAGAGCGGATTTTGATTGGGGAAGAACAGCAGATCCGCTTCCGGCTGAACGGGAGCCAAAACGCAGAGGTGCTTTGTGATATGACACGCCCACTGGGAACTTTTTTGATAAACTTTGAGCATGACACGGACAGAGATTGGAACTTATATGGGCTTTCTCCGCTGCGGCAAGCCCTCCACTCCAACAGATGGAAACAGCCGGAGCTGGAGCAGGCGGCAAGCGAATTTCTCTGGGGAAAATATCTTAGCAACGATCCTCTGAAAATGTATGTAGCGTTCCGTATCTGGAACAGCTATCTGCTTGCCAGAGAACCCCGTGACCGTAACGCTGCCTGTGACCGCTTCATGGATAAAATGAGCAGCCTGACCGGGGTATTCCATAACGAAGCCATGAGCTTTGACAGGGAGACAGGAAAACCGAAACATTTTCAAGCTGGCAGCCTTTATTTCAAAGGCGCACCGTCAGAAGATACCCGGCTTGACCTCTGGTTCCCGGACAACCGGCGCACAGAAGAATGTGTGTCTGCCTATGCGTCCCTCTACCCGTTGATTACCTATTATTTGAACCGGCTGAATGACTGGGGGCTTTGCTTCCGGCAGTGCAAGGTCTGCGGGAAATATTTTCTGGCAAAGAGCCAGCGGTATGAGCTGTGCAGCGACAAGTGCCGCAAAGCACAGGCGCTTCAGAACAAACGGGAATTTGACGAGAGGGCAAGAGAAAATAACTATGACCTGCTTTATAAAAATGAATGCCAGAACTGGCGCAACAAAATAAACCGGGCAAAAAATACCGCAGGCTTTCCGGCTGACCGTCTGGAAAAAATACAGGCTGCCTTTTCCGACTTTAAGAAAGAAGCCTTACAGAGAAAAAAGACTGTAAAAACAGGAACAGCCAGCCCGAAAGAATTTACGGACTGGCTGTATCAGCAGAGTAATGTAATTGTGGAACTGACAGAATATTAA
- a CDS encoding helix-turn-helix transcriptional regulator: MEIGNKIKEARNGAGLTQDQAAEKIMVSRQTISNWETGVSHS; this comes from the coding sequence ATGGAGATTGGAAATAAGATAAAGGAAGCGAGAAATGGAGCTGGGTTAACCCAGGATCAGGCTGCTGAGAAGATTATGGTTTCGAGGCAGACGATATCCAACTGGGAAACTGGAGTTTCCCATAGTTAA
- a CDS encoding response regulator transcription factor, with protein sequence MRILVVEDDQLLNKTLSYNLSAVGYSVDGAMSKAVAIRFLEKQDYDLIVLDVNLPDGNGFDICHEVKERRPDTAVIFLTANDMESDMLKGFELGADDYVTKPFPISVFQKKVSALLNRISAQSGGDFYDDGNLYINFSELSACLAGQPITLTSLEYRLLKVLTRNSQTVLTRQVLLEKLWDVDENYVDEHALTTTISRIRSKIETNQHSYIKTVYGMGYMWIGGAQK encoded by the coding sequence ATGCGAATACTGGTTGTTGAAGATGACCAGCTTTTGAATAAGACATTAAGCTATAATCTGTCGGCTGTCGGATATTCCGTGGATGGGGCTATGTCAAAGGCTGTTGCCATAAGATTTCTTGAAAAACAGGATTATGATTTAATCGTTTTGGATGTCAATCTGCCAGATGGGAACGGGTTTGATATATGCCATGAGGTAAAAGAACGCCGTCCTGATACCGCCGTGATTTTTCTAACCGCAAATGATATGGAAAGCGATATGCTGAAAGGATTTGAATTGGGCGCAGATGATTATGTAACAAAGCCCTTTCCTATCAGCGTGTTCCAAAAGAAAGTATCTGCTTTACTGAACCGCATTTCAGCACAATCCGGCGGCGATTTCTACGATGACGGGAATTTGTATATCAATTTTTCCGAATTATCAGCCTGTCTCGCAGGACAGCCGATTACCCTTACATCGTTGGAATATCGTTTATTAAAAGTGCTGACAAGAAATTCTCAAACTGTCCTGACACGTCAGGTATTGCTTGAAAAGCTGTGGGATGTAGATGAAAATTATGTGGATGAACACGCACTAACCACAACGATCAGCCGCATCCGCAGTAAAATTGAAACGAACCAGCATTCCTACATCAAAACCGTTTACGGTATGGGCTATATGTGGATTGGAGGAGCGCAAAAATGA
- a CDS encoding ABC transporter permease has translation MNDILFGNNNTKTIKRLSKQYFKKNKVRNLAAILAIVLTAFLFTSITSLAFNMVSSMQLSMQMQKGSKGDGTFGYMTEEQFEQLKNSDFVEQAGHRRTIGYASNAVGHSVELNYADSIQQELTFCVPTHGSAPEKANEIATTELALKALGVEPEIGAEVPLEFELRGKTYHYDMVLSGWWEASNDTVSVAILSEQFVKDNPDVVKNTHAVDGEISGVTFSEVVLKDKTNIQEQMDSFVYSIGGNPEDMSADNFILSVENQMGKAMISSESILFAVVFVLMFVLCGYLLIYNIFDISVMQDVRQYGLLRMIGTSTRQIKSIVNRQAVWLTLIGLPIGLIAGFFAGRALLPVVMRIFSYEYSTASLQASASPMLFVIAALFTILTVFISTRKPAKKASKVSPMEAIRYTEQDDYKKKTVTRISGAKLSHMAFSNLGRNRRRCVFIVVSMLLCIVLFNSIIIVTQSMDEEKWITRTTKTDFTVYNSIAVNVQEGFRHHEDALPQQVVDMIREQNGLEEERYLYRNTVDDGNVLVDYGFEGLTCTNTFEYENGISKSFGNYALNTAPDAENLFFGNVYGASEHFWSDMMIYDGETDPNVLKQKMLTGEYVIIGNRLDRLSGGPKTTSLSEQLQIGDSISFYRDGELVKTCTILAKACTVGTEDETPTTTTATMHIGGDAPFVYLPDTVFKQIYTTPTLLNYGFNMDASLHPQMEDFLSSYVEKNPSVTYTSTKLLKEQLNSVASMVWVVGSLIGCIMALAGLINFTNMIITNIITRRHEFATMQSIGMTNRQLQRLMVYEGVYYAAGADIIGGVVALLLAVTVLKNVLNSPSMWFFTLHITLVPALVIGVLYLLLAAVIPLIVLHFFNKGTVVERLRTSE, from the coding sequence ATGAATGACATTCTATTTGGCAATAATAATACAAAAACCATCAAGCGGCTGTCTAAACAATATTTCAAGAAGAATAAGGTTCGTAATCTGGCGGCGATTCTTGCGATCGTTCTGACAGCATTTTTGTTTACATCCATCACTTCACTGGCATTTAACATGGTATCCTCCATGCAGCTCTCTATGCAGATGCAGAAAGGCAGCAAGGGAGATGGAACCTTCGGCTATATGACAGAGGAGCAATTTGAGCAACTGAAAAACAGTGATTTTGTGGAGCAGGCAGGTCATCGGCGGACGATTGGATATGCAAGCAACGCCGTGGGTCATTCTGTTGAATTAAACTATGCTGACAGCATACAGCAGGAACTTACATTCTGCGTGCCAACGCATGGTTCAGCGCCGGAAAAGGCGAATGAAATTGCTACTACCGAACTGGCTTTGAAGGCCCTTGGTGTGGAACCGGAGATCGGAGCAGAAGTTCCTCTGGAATTTGAACTGCGGGGAAAAACCTATCATTATGATATGGTGCTTTCCGGTTGGTGGGAAGCAAGCAACGATACGGTCAGCGTGGCGATTCTCTCAGAGCAGTTTGTAAAAGATAATCCGGATGTGGTGAAAAATACCCACGCAGTGGATGGAGAAATCTCAGGGGTTACTTTTTCTGAAGTTGTGCTGAAAGACAAGACGAACATTCAGGAGCAGATGGATAGCTTTGTCTACTCCATCGGCGGCAATCCAGAGGATATGTCTGCCGATAACTTTATCCTCTCTGTTGAAAACCAGATGGGAAAAGCCATGATTTCTTCGGAGTCCATCTTATTTGCCGTAGTATTTGTTTTGATGTTTGTATTGTGTGGCTATCTGCTGATTTATAATATTTTTGATATTTCCGTTATGCAGGATGTTCGGCAATATGGCTTATTGAGGATGATTGGTACTTCTACACGGCAAATTAAAAGCATCGTCAATCGGCAGGCGGTATGGCTGACCCTAATCGGTCTGCCGATCGGTTTAATTGCCGGGTTCTTTGCAGGCAGGGCGTTGCTTCCGGTAGTAATGCGAATTTTCAGTTATGAGTATTCTACGGCAAGTTTGCAGGCATCGGCATCTCCTATGCTATTTGTTATAGCCGCATTGTTTACGATTTTGACAGTGTTTATCAGTACCCGCAAACCGGCCAAAAAGGCATCAAAAGTATCTCCCATGGAGGCAATTCGTTATACGGAGCAGGATGATTATAAAAAGAAAACGGTTACACGAATCAGTGGAGCAAAGCTCTCTCACATGGCATTTTCTAACTTAGGACGTAACAGACGCCGTTGTGTATTCATTGTTGTTTCTATGCTTTTGTGTATCGTTCTGTTCAACTCTATTATCATCGTGACACAGAGTATGGATGAAGAAAAGTGGATTACCCGCACAACAAAAACAGATTTTACCGTCTACAATTCGATTGCAGTCAATGTTCAGGAGGGCTTTAGACATCACGAAGATGCACTTCCACAGCAAGTAGTAGATATGATCCGTGAGCAGAACGGTCTGGAAGAAGAACGGTATCTTTACCGTAACACCGTAGATGACGGTAACGTGCTTGTGGATTACGGCTTTGAGGGACTTACTTGCACAAATACTTTTGAATATGAAAATGGGATTAGCAAGTCTTTCGGGAATTATGCGCTGAATACTGCCCCGGATGCAGAAAATCTTTTCTTTGGAAATGTCTATGGCGCTTCCGAACATTTTTGGTCTGACATGATGATTTATGATGGTGAAACAGATCCTAATGTACTGAAACAGAAAATGCTAACCGGAGAATATGTCATTATCGGAAACCGATTAGACCGACTGAGTGGTGGCCCGAAAACAACATCCCTGTCAGAGCAGTTGCAGATCGGTGATAGCATTTCTTTTTACAGGGATGGTGAGTTAGTCAAAACCTGCACAATTCTGGCAAAAGCCTGCACCGTTGGGACTGAGGACGAAACGCCGACAACAACTACGGCTACGATGCATATTGGCGGCGATGCGCCTTTTGTGTATTTACCAGACACCGTATTCAAACAGATTTACACGACCCCGACCCTGTTGAACTATGGATTTAATATGGATGCTTCTCTGCATCCGCAAATGGAGGACTTTCTGAGCAGTTATGTTGAAAAGAACCCCTCTGTTACCTATACCTCAACAAAATTACTGAAAGAACAATTAAATTCTGTTGCAAGTATGGTTTGGGTTGTAGGTAGTCTGATTGGCTGTATCATGGCATTGGCAGGATTGATTAACTTTACAAATATGATCATCACCAATATTATTACCCGTCGCCATGAGTTTGCGACTATGCAGAGTATCGGTATGACAAATCGCCAGCTTCAAAGGCTGATGGTTTATGAAGGCGTTTACTATGCCGCTGGTGCAGACATCATTGGTGGAGTGGTTGCGCTGCTGCTTGCTGTGACGGTGCTGAAAAATGTCTTGAACTCGCCATCTATGTGGTTCTTTACTCTGCACATTACATTGGTTCCAGCTTTGGTCATCGGCGTGCTTTATCTGTTGCTGGCTGCGGTCATTCCGCTGATCGTTCTCCACTTCTTTAACAAAGGAACTGTGGTGGAACGATTGAGGACTTCGGAATAA
- the mobQ gene encoding MobQ family relaxase: protein MALYHFSIAQIKRSAGQSAIASAAYRAGERLYSSYYGEVSDYTKKGGVIASEIMLPPHAPEIYLDRATLWNAVESCEKHPKAQLAYSFDIAMQNELTLEENMELARKFVQEQFVAKGMIADLAFHSPEKEDGGIPNPHFHVMTTMRPLNPDGTWGQKQRREYLLDEDGNRIRDKNGDYMFNAVHTTDWHEPETLEHWREQWAAAVNTKFEEKGLDVRIDHRSYVRQGLDLIPTVHEGANVRQMEAKGIRTEKGELNRWIKATNRLMQDVRKKIKALFVWMAEVKEELSKPQTPSLADLLIAYYNQRNAGAWSNKARTGNLKQFAEAVNYLTENKLLTLEDLQERLSSVSEEFEALSGSMKKKSARIKELQELIREGENYQRLKPVHTELDNIKFKKQREKFETSHDAELRLFYAARRILKEKLDGKPIALKAWKQEYAQLKTEYAELSPQHKPLREEVIRLRQVQNAVDTALRRREQPQEVQRKKHEMEL, encoded by the coding sequence ATAGCACTTTATCATTTTTCAATCGCACAGATAAAGCGCAGCGCCGGTCAGAGCGCCATTGCCAGCGCAGCCTACCGAGCCGGGGAGCGTCTTTACAGCAGCTACTATGGAGAAGTCAGCGATTACACCAAAAAGGGAGGCGTGATCGCTTCGGAAATCATGCTGCCGCCCCATGCGCCGGAAATATATCTTGACCGGGCGACCCTCTGGAATGCTGTGGAGAGCTGCGAGAAACATCCAAAAGCACAGCTTGCCTATTCCTTTGACATTGCCATGCAGAATGAATTGACGCTGGAAGAAAACATGGAGCTGGCGAGGAAGTTCGTACAGGAGCAGTTTGTGGCAAAAGGCATGATTGCCGACCTTGCTTTTCACAGCCCGGAGAAAGAGGACGGCGGCATCCCTAACCCGCATTTCCATGTGATGACAACCATGCGCCCTTTGAACCCGGATGGCACATGGGGACAAAAACAGCGGCGGGAATATCTTCTTGATGAAGATGGAAACCGAATCCGGGATAAAAATGGCGATTATATGTTTAACGCTGTCCATACAACAGACTGGCATGAGCCAGAAACGCTGGAACACTGGCGGGAGCAGTGGGCGGCTGCCGTTAATACAAAATTTGAGGAAAAAGGGCTGGATGTGCGTATCGACCACCGTTCCTATGTGCGGCAGGGGCTTGACCTGATACCTACTGTCCACGAGGGAGCTAATGTCCGGCAGATGGAAGCAAAGGGCATCCGCACCGAGAAAGGGGAACTGAACCGCTGGATTAAAGCCACCAACCGGCTCATGCAGGATGTGAGGAAGAAGATCAAAGCCCTGTTTGTCTGGATGGCAGAGGTAAAAGAAGAACTTTCCAAACCGCAGACACCGAGCCTTGCCGACCTACTGATCGCTTATTACAACCAGCGCAACGCAGGGGCATGGAGCAATAAAGCCAGAACCGGAAACTTAAAGCAGTTTGCCGAAGCCGTCAATTATCTGACGGAAAACAAGCTGCTCACATTAGAGGATTTGCAGGAGCGTCTTTCCTCTGTCAGTGAAGAATTTGAAGCATTAAGCGGCTCCATGAAAAAGAAATCTGCCCGGATAAAGGAATTGCAGGAATTGATACGGGAGGGCGAGAATTACCAGCGGCTAAAACCTGTCCATACGGAATTGGACAATATCAAGTTTAAGAAACAGAGGGAGAAATTTGAAACATCCCACGATGCGGAGTTACGGCTGTTTTATGCCGCCCGCCGTATTCTGAAAGAAAAACTGGACGGAAAACCTATTGCCCTGAAAGCATGGAAACAGGAATATGCACAGTTAAAAACAGAGTATGCCGAACTGTCTCCGCAGCACAAGCCACTCCGGGAGGAAGTCATACGGCTGCGGCAGGTGCAGAACGCCGTAGATACCGCACTGCGCCGGAGGGAGCAGCCACAGGAAGTACAGAGAAAGAAACATGAGATGGAGCTATGA
- the pheT gene encoding phenylalanine--tRNA ligase subunit beta, with translation MNTPISWIKAYVPDLDVTAQEFVDAMTLSGSHVEGYEQKDKNLDKIVVGKILTMEKHPDADKLVVCQVDVGQAEPLQIVTGAKNVKVDDLIPLVLDGGKVAAAHGDNNEYPDGIKIKKGKLRGVESNGMMCGIEELGSSRDFYPEAPEDGVYVFPEESGVKPGDDAVKALGLDDVVVEYEITSNRVDCFSMIGMAREAAATFDKPFYPPVVTKTGNDEDVNDYISVEVKDHDLCPRYTARVVKNLKIGPSPKWMQQRLASQGIRSINNLVDITNYVMEEYGQPMHAYDLSTIAGNKIVVRRANDGDTFVTLDGQERKLDHDVLMICDGEKEIGIAGIMGGENSMVTDSIDTLLFEAACFDGTNIRLSSRRIGLATDAAAKFTKGLDPNLAMEAIDRACQLIEEMGAGEVVGGAVDVYPNPVQDKKLPFEPDKMNALLGTEVEPEKMLYYFGRLGLTYDAETNTLDVPSFRQDLNCMADLAEEVARFYGYDNIPVSLPRGEATVGKLPYDQMINAIARDVLEANGFSGGMCYSFESPKVFDKLLLPADSEFRKTVTIANPLGEDFSIMRTVSLNGVLTSLATNYNRKNKIARLYEFGNVYLPKSLPLTELPEERMKLTIGMYGQGDFFDLKGVLEELTDKVGLKGQVTYEPESEYTFLHPGRQAKLKKGKLTIGFIGQVHPEVCDNYNLKGEVYVAVIDMPTLVMLSNFDTKYEGIAKFPGSTRDLSLVVNKEIFVGQIEEVIKKCGGKLLESYKLFDVYEGEQIAKGKKSVAYTMTFRAKDRTLETSEVDGIIAKILKELGKLGIEIRA, from the coding sequence ATGCCATGACTCTCTCAGGATCACATGTAGAGGGTTACGAACAGAAGGATAAGAATCTTGATAAGATCGTTGTCGGCAAGATTCTCACTATGGAGAAGCATCCAGATGCGGACAAGCTTGTAGTGTGTCAGGTAGACGTGGGACAGGCAGAGCCTCTCCAGATAGTGACCGGAGCAAAGAATGTAAAGGTTGATGATCTCATCCCACTTGTACTTGACGGTGGTAAGGTTGCGGCAGCACACGGTGACAACAATGAATACCCTGACGGAATCAAGATCAAGAAGGGTAAGCTCAGAGGAGTTGAGTCAAATGGTATGATGTGCGGTATAGAGGAGCTTGGTTCATCAAGAGACTTTTACCCAGAGGCACCAGAGGATGGCGTGTATGTATTCCCAGAGGAGTCGGGTGTGAAGCCGGGCGATGATGCTGTGAAGGCACTGGGACTCGACGATGTTGTTGTTGAGTACGAGATCACATCCAACAGAGTTGACTGTTTCTCAATGATTGGTATGGCAAGAGAGGCAGCAGCTACATTTGACAAGCCATTTTACCCACCAGTGGTAACAAAGACAGGAAATGACGAGGACGTCAATGACTATATATCAGTAGAGGTAAAGGATCATGACCTCTGCCCTAGATACACAGCAAGGGTTGTCAAGAACCTGAAGATCGGACCTTCACCAAAGTGGATGCAGCAGAGACTTGCTTCACAGGGAATCCGTTCGATCAACAATCTTGTCGATATAACAAACTATGTTATGGAAGAGTACGGACAGCCAATGCACGCATATGATCTCAGCACCATAGCTGGCAACAAGATCGTGGTCCGTCGTGCAAATGACGGAGATACATTTGTAACACTTGATGGACAGGAGAGAAAGCTCGACCATGACGTTCTGATGATCTGTGACGGTGAGAAGGAGATTGGTATCGCTGGAATCATGGGTGGTGAGAACTCCATGGTAACAGACAGTATCGATACACTGCTCTTTGAGGCAGCCTGCTTTGATGGAACAAATATCAGACTTTCATCGAGAAGAATTGGACTTGCAACTGATGCGGCAGCCAAGTTCACAAAGGGACTTGATCCAAATCTTGCAATGGAGGCAATAGACAGGGCATGTCAGCTCATCGAGGAGATGGGCGCAGGTGAGGTAGTCGGCGGAGCTGTTGACGTGTATCCAAATCCTGTACAGGACAAGAAGCTTCCATTTGAGCCTGACAAGATGAATGCGCTTCTCGGAACAGAGGTTGAGCCTGAGAAGATGCTGTACTACTTCGGCAGACTTGGTCTCACATACGATGCAGAGACAAACACTCTGGATGTGCCAAGCTTCAGACAGGATCTGAACTGCATGGCAGATCTGGCAGAGGAGGTTGCAAGATTTTACGGATACGACAACATTCCTGTATCACTTCCAAGAGGTGAGGCAACAGTTGGTAAGCTCCCATACGACCAGATGATCAATGCCATCGCAAGGGATGTCCTTGAGGCAAATGGTTTCTCGGGCGGTATGTGCTACTCATTTGAGAGCCCTAAGGTATTTGACAAGCTGCTTCTTCCTGCTGACAGCGAGTTCAGAAAGACAGTTACAATAGCAAATCCTCTCGGTGAGGACTTCAGTATCATGAGAACAGTATCACTGAACGGTGTTCTCACATCACTGGCAACAAATTATAATAGAAAGAACAAGATTGCAAGACTTTATGAGTTCGGAAATGTATACCTTCCAAAGTCACTTCCACTCACAGAGCTTCCAGAGGAGAGAATGAAGCTGACCATCGGTATGTATGGCCAGGGAGATTTCTTCGATCTCAAGGGTGTTCTCGAGGAACTGACAGATAAGGTTGGACTTAAGGGTCAGGTGACATACGAGCCTGAGTCGGAGTACACATTCCTTCATCCGGGCCGTCAGGCAAAGCTCAAGAAGGGCAAACTGACAATTGGATTTATCGGACAGGTACATCCTGAGGTATGTGACAACTACAACCTTAAGGGTGAGGTATATGTGGCAGTCATCGATATGCCTACACTGGTTATGCTTTCAAACTTCGATACCAAGTACGAGGGAATCGCAAAGTTCCCGGGAAGTACAAGAGACCTGAGTCTTGTTGTGAACAAGGAAATATTTGTCGGACAGATAGAGGAAGTCATAAAGAAATGTGGTGGCAAGCTGCTTGAGAGCTACAAGCTCTTCGATGTATACGAGGGTGAGCAGATCGCAAAGGGCAAGAAGTCAGTGGCTTACACAATGACATTCCGTGCTAAGGATAGAACACTTGAGACGTCAGAGGTCGATGGAATCATTGCCAAGATCCTCAAGGAGCTCGGCAAGCTCGGAATCGAGATCAGAGCGTAA
- a CDS encoding sensor histidine kinase: MISKKLSLNKVCIILATTILLLSVVMFSVLYILTKEMSVVFCSMAFGLLFLLCVTAFVILIRRKLTLFSEMLCCTLDEMMNGKIDVSQVAEEENLFYKINHRLVRLYEVMQESKNSVASERADLQELISDISHQVKTPIANLKMINATLLEQEVPPDKQREFLLASGTQLDKLDFLMQAMIKTSRLETGVISLEKKQQPIYDTLAMALGGIFLNAERKHIQVEVNCPETLVVSHDRKWTAEALFNILDNAVKYTPEYGSIRVCVESWEMHLKVSITDTGKGIPENQQGAIFRRFYREEDVHDIEGIGIGLYLAREIISLQNGYIQVTSQVGTGSTFSVFLPHE, encoded by the coding sequence ATGATTTCAAAAAAACTCTCCTTAAATAAAGTCTGCATAATACTGGCAACTACCATTTTACTTTTATCAGTGGTCATGTTTTCGGTTCTATATATCCTGACCAAAGAAATGTCTGTGGTATTTTGTAGCATGGCTTTTGGTCTGCTTTTTCTACTTTGTGTTACTGCTTTTGTGATACTGATACGGCGAAAGCTGACTTTGTTTTCTGAAATGCTTTGCTGCACCTTAGACGAAATGATGAATGGAAAAATAGATGTATCACAGGTTGCCGAAGAAGAAAACCTATTTTATAAAATCAATCATCGGCTGGTGCGTCTTTATGAGGTTATGCAGGAAAGCAAAAACAGCGTTGCCAGTGAACGAGCTGACTTACAGGAGTTAATTTCCGATATTTCTCATCAGGTAAAGACACCGATAGCAAACTTAAAAATGATAAATGCCACCTTATTAGAACAAGAAGTGCCACCGGATAAACAGCGGGAATTTCTACTTGCCAGTGGCACACAGCTTGATAAACTGGATTTCTTAATGCAGGCTATGATAAAAACTTCCCGACTTGAAACTGGCGTTATCTCACTTGAAAAGAAACAGCAGCCTATCTATGATACTCTTGCTATGGCGCTGGGCGGTATTTTTCTGAACGCTGAAAGAAAGCACATACAAGTTGAAGTAAACTGCCCGGAAACATTGGTTGTTTCCCATGACCGCAAATGGACAGCAGAAGCCTTATTTAACATATTGGATAATGCAGTTAAGTACACGCCGGAGTACGGTTCTATTCGTGTTTGCGTTGAAAGCTGGGAAATGCACCTGAAAGTCAGCATTACCGATACCGGCAAAGGTATTCCCGAAAACCAGCAAGGAGCAATTTTTAGGCGCTTTTATCGGGAAGAAGATGTCCACGATATAGAGGGAATCGGCATTGGGTTGTATCTTGCAAGGGAAATTATTAGCTTACAGAACGGTTATATACAAGTAACTTCTCAAGTAGGAACAGGTTCAACATTCTCCGTTTTTCTTCCCCATGAATAA
- a CDS encoding ABC transporter ATP-binding protein: protein MSILQTTELKKYYGAKPNITRALDGVTLSIEKGEFVAIVGTSGSGKSTLLNMIGGLDVPTSGKVIVDGRELSTLKDEQLTIFRRRKIGFIFQNYNLVPVLNVYENIVLPVELDGNKVDKKFMKEVVQMLGLEDKLNNMPNNLSGGQQQRVAIARALVSKPAIVLADEPTGNLDSKTSADVLGLLKTTSQKFHQTLVMITHNNEIAQLADRIIRIEDGKIVQ, encoded by the coding sequence ATGAGCATTTTGCAAACGACTGAACTGAAAAAATATTATGGTGCAAAGCCGAACATTACCAGAGCCTTGGATGGTGTGACCCTCTCCATTGAAAAGGGCGAATTTGTTGCTATCGTAGGAACCTCCGGCAGCGGTAAATCTACACTACTGAATATGATTGGCGGGCTGGATGTGCCTACCTCCGGCAAGGTTATTGTGGATGGGCGTGAACTCTCCACATTAAAAGATGAGCAGCTTACTATCTTCCGTAGGAGAAAGATCGGCTTCATCTTCCAGAACTACAATCTGGTTCCGGTGCTAAATGTCTATGAAAACATCGTGCTGCCTGTGGAGCTGGACGGAAACAAGGTAGACAAGAAGTTTATGAAAGAAGTTGTTCAGATGCTGGGGCTGGAGGATAAGCTGAACAATATGCCCAATAACCTCTCCGGCGGTCAGCAGCAGCGCGTAGCCATTGCCCGCGCCTTGGTGTCAAAACCCGCTATTGTTTTGGCTGATGAACCCACCGGCAACCTGGACAGCAAGACCAGCGCTGATGTGCTGGGGCTTTTGAAAACCACAAGTCAGAAATTCCACCAAACCCTCGTGATGATTACTCATAATAATGAGATTGCCCAGCTTGCCGACCGTATCATTCGGATTGAGGATGGCAAGATCGTGCAGTAA